A window of Tripterygium wilfordii isolate XIE 37 chromosome 7, ASM1340144v1, whole genome shotgun sequence contains these coding sequences:
- the LOC120002463 gene encoding double-stranded RNA-binding protein 1-like gives MYKCRLQEICHQRRWALPTYSAMKDGPDHLPSFKSSVSVNGLSFDSTESWRTLREAHNDAAKEALLHFAPALPQSVAELNAEGPKVGEISLGPETLCGTFTAVDDMHYKNQLLIYAQLENLDIPRYSSQIEGTSHDPRFKATVAIGGCTFESPEQFRTLKEAEQAAAKSAFMSLSQDGFQVGDYGLYKNLLQEFAQREKIHMPAYKTEKSGPPHNPAFFSSVEVGGEVFHGKPGGSKKEAEREAAKVAYSVLKERKSGSPSTSVIGGIVGDENLKTTADLDPTLSAELKRKLKQKSAIKYEGNGVPENATPFSAKTEVEKSKSIPISPNGVPGISTLAISGSNVNKTKETKPYLLNNRVRVYPYFPDTAFPEGITVLPIGEDKWVAVSLEFPNEDAA, from the exons ATGTACAAGTGCAGGCTGCAGGAGATTTGCCACCAGAGGCGGTGGGCGCTTCCGACTTATTCGGCCATGAAAGATGGGCCAGACCATTTGCCTAGCTTCAAGTCCTCGGTTTCTGTGAATGGCCTCTCGTTTGACTCGACCGAGTCCTGGAGAACGTTAAGGGAGGCACATAACGACGCCGCGAAGGAGGCCTTACTCCACTTCGCTCCTGCCTTGCCACAATCAG TTGCTGAGTTAAATGCTGAAGGGCCAAAAGTTGGAGAAATAAGTTTAGGTCCTGAGACTCTCTGTGGCACCTTCACGGCTGTAGATG ATATGCACTACAAAAACCAGCTGCTTATCTATGCTCAATTGGAAAATCTTGATATCCCTCGATATTCAAGTCAAATTGAAGGCACGTCTCATGATCCCCGTTTTAAGGCCACTGTTGCAATTGGTGGGTGTACTTTCGAGAGCCCGGAGCAGTTCAGAACCTTGAAGGAGGCAGAGCAGGCTGCTGCAAAGTCCGCCTTCATGTCATTGTCGCAGGATGGCTTTCAAGTT GGTGACTATGGACTTTACAagaatttattacaggagtttGCTCAAAGAGAGAAAATACACATGCCAGCATACAAAACCGAGAAGTCTGGTCCACCTCACAACCCTGCATTCTTTTCCAGTGTTGAAGTAGGAGGAGAAGTATTTCATGGAAAACCAGGTGGATCAAAGAAAGAAGCGGAAAGGGAAGCAGCAAAAGTGGCTTACAGTGTTCTAAAAGAACGTAAATCAGGTTCTCCTTCAACTAGTGTGATTGGTGGTATTGTTGGAGATGAAAATCTGAAAACCACAGCTGACTTGGATCCAACCTTAAGTGCTgagttgaaaagaaaattgaaacaaaagtcTGCCATTAAGTATGAAGGTAATGGAGTTCCTGAAAACGCTACTCCATTTTCGGCTAAAACAGAAGTGGAAAAATCTAAATCCATCCCCATCTCACCCAATGGAGTTCCTGGTATTTCAACTCTTGCCATTTCAGGCTCAAATGTCAACAAGACTAAGGAGACAAAGCCTTACTTGCTTAACAACAGGGTTAGGGTGTATCCCTACTTCCCAGACACTGCTTTTCCTGAAGGAATCACAGTGCTGCCTATCGGTGAAGACAAGTGGGTGGCTGTCAGCCTGGAGTTCCCAAATGAAGATGCTGCTTAA
- the LOC120001794 gene encoding 5-methyltetrahydropteroyltriglutamate--homocysteine methyltransferase-like isoform X1: protein MSQVSPYKLAPFTSPRFMSVGSLSISSSAQRLSVARFSSLRRASLRAMTSHIVGYPRMGPKRELKFALESFWDGKSSAEELQNVAADLRSSIWKQMAEAGIKYIPSNTFSYYDQVLDTTAMLGAVPARYGWNGNEIGFDTYFSMARGNASVPAMEMTKWFDTNYHFIVPELGPDVNFCYASHKAVDEYKEAKALGIDTVPVLIGPVSYLLLSKPAKGVEKSFSLLSLVDKLLPIYKKVVSELKGAGATWIQFDEPTLVMDLEPHQLHAFTEAYSELESSLSGLNVLIETYFADVPAEAFKTLTSLKGATGFGFDLVRGTRTLELIKGGFPSGKHLFAGVVDGRNIWANDLASSLGTLQTLEGIVGKDKLVISTSCSLLHTAVDLVNETKLDNEIKSWLAFAAQKIVEVNALAKALAGQKDESFFSSNAKAQASKKSSPRVTNEVVQKDTTALKGSDSDHCRATNVIDRLDAQQKHLNLPILPTTTIGSFPQTMDVRRVRREYKAKKISEEDYVKVIKEEIQKVVKLQEELDVDVLVHGEPERNDMVEYFGEQLSGFAFSANGWVQSYGSRCVKPPIIYGDVSRPKAMTVSWSSMAQSMTKRPMKGMLTGPVTILNWSFVRNDQPRHETCYQIALAIKDEVEDLEKAGVTVIQIDEAALREGLPLRKSEQAFYLDWAVHSFRITNCGIKDTTQIHTHMCYSNFNDIIHSIIDMDADVITIENSRSDEKLLSVFREGVKYGAGIGPGVYDIHSPRIPSTEEIADRINKMLQVLESHILWVNPDCGLKTRKYTEVKPALSNMVAAAKLLRTQLASAK, encoded by the exons ATGAGCCAAGTTTCCCCATACAAACTCGCACCGTTCACTTCTCCAAGATTTATGTCAGTTGGCTCTCTTTCCATCTCTTCCTCTGCTCAACGTCTCTCTGTCGCTCGCTTCTCCTCCCTCCGTCGCGCTTCCTTAAG AGCAATGACGTCCCACATTGTTGGCTACCCCCGCATGGGGCCAAAGAGAGAGCTCAAGTTCGCTTTGGAATCTTTCTGGGATGGCAAAAGCAGTGCTGAGGAATTGCAGAATGTAGCAGCAGATCTGAGATCATCCATCTGGAAGCAGATGGCTGAAGCTGGAATCAAGTACATTCCTAGCAACACCTTCTCGTACTATGATCAGGTCTTGGACACCACGGCAATGCTCGGAGCAGTTCCTGCTAGATATGGCTGGAATGGCAATGAGATTGGGTTTGATACCTACTTCTCTATGGCCAGAGGTAATGCCTCTGTCCCTGCTATGGAAATGACCAAGTGGTTTGACACCAACTA CCACTTCATTGTCCCTGAATTGGGACCAGATGTCAACTTCTGTTATGCCTCTCACAAGGCTGTTGATGAATACAAGGAGGCCAAAGCT CTTGGTATTGATACTGTCCCTGTCCTGATTGGCCCCGTATCCTACTTATTGTTGTCAAAACCAGCAAAGGGTGTGGAGaaatcattctctcttctttccctAGTTGACAAACTGCTACCTATCTACAA GAAAGTTGTGTCAGAACTAAAAGGAGCTGGAGCGACCTGGATACAATTTGATGAACCAACTCTTGTAATGGATCTTGAGCCTCACCAATTGCATGCATTCACGGAGGCCTATTCTGAGCTAGAGTCATCTTTATCTGGGTTGAATGTTCTGATTGAGACATATTTCGCCGATGTACCAGCTGAGGCATTCAAAACCCTTACCTCTTTGAAGGGCGCTACCGGATTTGGGTTTGACTTGGTCCGTGGAACAAGGACGCTTGAATTGATTAAGGGAGGATTTCCTTCTGGAAAGCACCTGTTTGCTGGAGTTGTCGATGGGAGAAACATCTGGGCTAATGATCTTGCTTCTTCCCTTGGCACCCTGCAGACTCTTGAGGGAATTGTTGGAAAAG ACAAGCTTGTTATCTCGACATCATGTTCCCTACTGCACACTGCGGTGGATCTTGTGAATGAAACTAAGTTGGACAATGAGATCAAATCGTGGCTTGCTTTTGCAGCACAGAAAATAGTCGAAGTAAATGCATTGGCAAAAGCATTGGCTGGACAAAAGGATGAG TCATTCTTCTCTTCTAATGCTAAGGCTCAGGCTTCAAAAAAATCTTCCCCAAGGGTGACAAATGAGGTTGTTCAAAAGGAT ACTACTGCTTTGAAGGGATCCGACTCCGACCATTGTCGGGCTACAAATGTTATTGACAGGCTGGATGCACAGCAGAAGCATTTGAACCTTCCAATTCTTCCCACCACTACTATTGGATCCTTCCCTCAGACCATGGACGTAAGAAGAGTGCGTCGTGAATACAAGGCTAAGAA GATATCTGAGGAAGATTATGTCAAGGTCATCAAGGAGGAAATACAGAAAGTTGTCAAACTCCAGGAAGAGCTAGACGTTGATGTTTTGGTGCATGGTGAACCAGAG AGGAACGACATGGTTGAGTACTTTGGTGAGCAATTATCTGGTTTCGCTTTCTCTGCCAATGGGTGGGTCCAATCTTATGGGTCTAGATGTGTCAAGCCTCCCATCATATATGGTGATGTGAGCCGTCCCAAGGCCATGACTGTCTCCTGGTCTTCAATGGCTCAAAGCATGACGAAGCGACCCATGAAGGGTATGCTTACTGGTCCAGTTACGATTTTGAATTGGTCCTTTGTTAGAAATGACCAGCCCAG ACATGAGACCTGCTATCAGATTGCTTTGGCTATCAAGGATGAGGTTGAGGATCTTGAGAAAGCTGGCGTCACTGTTATCCAGATTGATGAGGCTGCCTTAAGAGAGGGTTTACCCCTTAGGAAGTCTGAGCAGGCATTCTACTTGGACTGGGCTGTTCATTCCTTCAGAATTACCAATTGTGGCATCAAAGACACCACCCAA ATCCACACCCACATGTGCTACTCAAACTTCAATGACATCATCCACTCTATTATTGACATGGATGCTGATGTTATTACCATTGAGAACTCAAGATCAGATGAGAAGCTTCTCTCCGTCTTCCGAGAGGGAGTGAAGTATGGTGCTGGCATTGGTCCTGGAGTCTATGACATCCACTCTCCTAGGATCCCATCCACAGAGGAAATCGCTGACCGTATCAACAAGATGCTTCAAGTTCTTGAAAGCCACATCCTATGGGTGAATCCTGATTGTGGTCTGAAGACACGCAAGTACACTGAAGTCAAGCCTGCCCTCAGCAACATGGTTGCCGCCGCAAAGCTCCTGCGCACCCAGCTTGCAAGTGCCAAGTGA
- the LOC120001794 gene encoding 5-methyltetrahydropteroyltriglutamate--homocysteine methyltransferase-like isoform X2, translating into MSQVSPYKLAPFTSPRFMSVGSLSISSSAQRLSVARFSSLRRASLRAMTSHIVGYPRMGPKRELKFALESFWDGKSSAEELQNVAADLRSSIWKQMAEAGIKYIPSNTFSYYDQVLDTTAMLGAVPARYGWNGNEIGFDTYFSMARGNASVPAMEMTKWFDTNYHFIVPELGPDVNFCYASHKAVDEYKEAKALGIDTVPVLIGPVSYLLLSKPAKGVEKSFSLLSLVDKLLPIYKKVVSELKGAGATWIQFDEPTLVMDLEPHQLHAFTEAYSELESSLSGLNVLIETYFADVPAEAFKTLTSLKGATGFGFDLVRGTRTLELIKGGFPSGKHLFAGVVDGRNIWANDLASSLGTLQTLEGIVGKDKLVISTSCSLLHTAVDLVNETKLDNEIKSWLAFAAQKIVEVNALAKALAGQKDESFFSSNAKAQASKKSSPRVTNEVVQKDTTALKGSDSDHCRATNVIDRLDAQQKHLNLPILPTTTIGSFPQTMDVRRVRREYKAKKISEEDYVKVIKEEIQKVVKLQEELDVDVLVHGEPERNDMVEYFGEQLSGFAFSANGWVQSYGSRCVKPPIIYGDVSRPKAMTVSWSSMAQSMTKRPMKGMLTGPVTILNWSFVRNDQPRHETCYQIALAIKDEVEDLEKAGVTVIQIDEAALREGLPLRKSEQAFYLDWAVHSFRITNCGIKDTTQVCPFPPPRNYLSTCNPETVFQV; encoded by the exons ATGAGCCAAGTTTCCCCATACAAACTCGCACCGTTCACTTCTCCAAGATTTATGTCAGTTGGCTCTCTTTCCATCTCTTCCTCTGCTCAACGTCTCTCTGTCGCTCGCTTCTCCTCCCTCCGTCGCGCTTCCTTAAG AGCAATGACGTCCCACATTGTTGGCTACCCCCGCATGGGGCCAAAGAGAGAGCTCAAGTTCGCTTTGGAATCTTTCTGGGATGGCAAAAGCAGTGCTGAGGAATTGCAGAATGTAGCAGCAGATCTGAGATCATCCATCTGGAAGCAGATGGCTGAAGCTGGAATCAAGTACATTCCTAGCAACACCTTCTCGTACTATGATCAGGTCTTGGACACCACGGCAATGCTCGGAGCAGTTCCTGCTAGATATGGCTGGAATGGCAATGAGATTGGGTTTGATACCTACTTCTCTATGGCCAGAGGTAATGCCTCTGTCCCTGCTATGGAAATGACCAAGTGGTTTGACACCAACTA CCACTTCATTGTCCCTGAATTGGGACCAGATGTCAACTTCTGTTATGCCTCTCACAAGGCTGTTGATGAATACAAGGAGGCCAAAGCT CTTGGTATTGATACTGTCCCTGTCCTGATTGGCCCCGTATCCTACTTATTGTTGTCAAAACCAGCAAAGGGTGTGGAGaaatcattctctcttctttccctAGTTGACAAACTGCTACCTATCTACAA GAAAGTTGTGTCAGAACTAAAAGGAGCTGGAGCGACCTGGATACAATTTGATGAACCAACTCTTGTAATGGATCTTGAGCCTCACCAATTGCATGCATTCACGGAGGCCTATTCTGAGCTAGAGTCATCTTTATCTGGGTTGAATGTTCTGATTGAGACATATTTCGCCGATGTACCAGCTGAGGCATTCAAAACCCTTACCTCTTTGAAGGGCGCTACCGGATTTGGGTTTGACTTGGTCCGTGGAACAAGGACGCTTGAATTGATTAAGGGAGGATTTCCTTCTGGAAAGCACCTGTTTGCTGGAGTTGTCGATGGGAGAAACATCTGGGCTAATGATCTTGCTTCTTCCCTTGGCACCCTGCAGACTCTTGAGGGAATTGTTGGAAAAG ACAAGCTTGTTATCTCGACATCATGTTCCCTACTGCACACTGCGGTGGATCTTGTGAATGAAACTAAGTTGGACAATGAGATCAAATCGTGGCTTGCTTTTGCAGCACAGAAAATAGTCGAAGTAAATGCATTGGCAAAAGCATTGGCTGGACAAAAGGATGAG TCATTCTTCTCTTCTAATGCTAAGGCTCAGGCTTCAAAAAAATCTTCCCCAAGGGTGACAAATGAGGTTGTTCAAAAGGAT ACTACTGCTTTGAAGGGATCCGACTCCGACCATTGTCGGGCTACAAATGTTATTGACAGGCTGGATGCACAGCAGAAGCATTTGAACCTTCCAATTCTTCCCACCACTACTATTGGATCCTTCCCTCAGACCATGGACGTAAGAAGAGTGCGTCGTGAATACAAGGCTAAGAA GATATCTGAGGAAGATTATGTCAAGGTCATCAAGGAGGAAATACAGAAAGTTGTCAAACTCCAGGAAGAGCTAGACGTTGATGTTTTGGTGCATGGTGAACCAGAG AGGAACGACATGGTTGAGTACTTTGGTGAGCAATTATCTGGTTTCGCTTTCTCTGCCAATGGGTGGGTCCAATCTTATGGGTCTAGATGTGTCAAGCCTCCCATCATATATGGTGATGTGAGCCGTCCCAAGGCCATGACTGTCTCCTGGTCTTCAATGGCTCAAAGCATGACGAAGCGACCCATGAAGGGTATGCTTACTGGTCCAGTTACGATTTTGAATTGGTCCTTTGTTAGAAATGACCAGCCCAG ACATGAGACCTGCTATCAGATTGCTTTGGCTATCAAGGATGAGGTTGAGGATCTTGAGAAAGCTGGCGTCACTGTTATCCAGATTGATGAGGCTGCCTTAAGAGAGGGTTTACCCCTTAGGAAGTCTGAGCAGGCATTCTACTTGGACTGGGCTGTTCATTCCTTCAGAATTACCAATTGTGGCATCAAAGACACCACCCAAGTATGTCCTTTCCCTCCTCCACGCAACTATTTAAGCACTTGTAATCCTGAGActgtctttcaagtctaa
- the LOC120001795 gene encoding 5-methyltetrahydropteroyltriglutamate--homocysteine methyltransferase 1 — protein sequence MTSHIVGYPRMGPKRELKFALESFWDGKSSAEDLQKVAADLRSSIWKQMAEAGIKYIPSNSFSYYDQVLDTTAMLGAVPARYGWNGNEIGFDTYFSMARGNASVPAMEMTKWFDTNYHFIVPELGPDVKFSYASHKAVDEYKEAKALGIDTVPVLVGPVSYLLLSKPAKGVDKTFPLISLLAKILPIYKEVVSELKAAGATWIQFDEPTLVKDLEPQQLHAFNGAYAELESSLSGLNVLVETYFADVPAEAFKTLTSLKGVSGFGFDLVRGSKTLELIKGEFPSGKYLFAGVVDGRNIWANDLASSLSTLQTLEGIVGKDKLVVSTSCSLLHTAVDLVNETKLDDEIKSWLAFAAQKIVEVNALAKSLAGQKDEAFFSANAEAQASRKSSPRVTNEAVQKAAAALKGSDHRRATNVSARLDAQQKYLNLPILPTTTIGSFPQTMDLRRVRREYKAKKISEEDYVKAIKAEIEKVVKLQEELDIDVLVHGEPERNDMVEYFGEQLSGFAFSANGWVQSYGSRCVKPPIIYGDVSRPKAMTVFWSSMAQSMTKRPMKGMLTGPVTILNWSFVRNDQPRHETCYQIALAIKDEVEDLEKASVTVIQIDEAALREGLPLRKSEQAFYLEWAVHSFRITNCGVKDTTQIHTHMCYSNFNDIIHSIIDMDADVITIENSRSDEKLLSVFREGVKYGAGIGPGVYDIHSPRIPSTEEIADRINKMLQVLESNILWVNPDCGLKTRKYAEVNPALSNMVAAAKLLRTQFASAK from the exons ATGACGTCCCACATTGTTGGTTACCCTCGCATGGGCCCCAAGAGAGAGCTCAAGTTCGCTTTAGAATCTTTCTGGGATGGCAAGAGCAGTGCTGAAGACTTGCAGAAGGTGGCAGCAGATCTTAGGTCATCCATCTGGAAGCAGATGGCTGAAGCTGGAATCAAGTACATTCCTAGCAATTCCTTCTCCTACTATGATCAGGTCTTGGACACCACAGCAATGCTTGGTGCAGTTCCAGCTAGATATGGCTGGAATGGCAATGAGATTGGGTTTGATACCTATTTCTCAATGGCCAGGGGTAATGCCTCTGTTCCTGCTATGGAAATGACCAAGTGGTTTGACACCAACTA CCACTTCATTGTCCCTGAATTGGGGCCAGATGTCAAGTTCTCATATGCCTCTCACAAGGCCGTTGATGAATACAAGGAGGCCAAAGCT CTTGGTATTGATACTGTCCCTGTCCTTGTTGGCCCTGTGTCCTACTTGTTGCTGTCAAAACCAGCAAAGGGCGTGGACAAAACTTTCCCTCTTATTTCCCTACTTGCCAAAATTCTTCCAATTTACAA GGAGGTTGTGTCAGAACTAAAAGCCGCTGGAGCAACCTGGATACAGTTTGATGAACCAACCCTTGTGAAGGATCTTGAGCCTCAGCAATTGCATGCATTTAATGGGGCCTATGCTGAGCTCGAATCATCTTTATCAGGATTGAATGTTCTAGTAGAGACATATTTTGCTGATGTACCTGCTGAGGCGTTCAAAACCCTTACCTCTTTGAAGGGCGTTAGTGGATTTGGGTTTGACCTGGTTCGTGGATCAAAGACCCTTGAATTGATCAAGGGAGAATTTCCTTCTGGAAAATACCTATTTGCCGGAGTTGTTGACGGAAGAAACATCTGGGCTAATGATCTCGCTTCTTCCCTCAGCACCCTGCAGACTCTTGAGGGAATTGTTGGCAAAG ACAAGCTTGTCGTCTCGACATCATGTTCCCTACTCCATACTGCTGTCGATCTTGTGAATGAAACTAAGTTGGATGATGAGATCAAGTCATGGCTTGCTTTTGCAGCACAAAAAATAGTCGAAGTAAATGCATTGGCAAAATCATTGGCTGGACAAAAGGATGAG GCATTCTTCTCTGCTAATGCTGAGGCTCAGGCTTCAAGAAAATCTTCCCCAAGGGTGACAAATGAGGCTGTTCAAAAAGCT GCTGCAGCTTTGAAGGGATCAGACCACCGTCGGGCCACAAATGTTAGTGCCAGGCTGGATGCCCAGCAGAAGTATTTGAACCTTCCGATTCTTCCCACCACTACCATTGGATCCTTCCCCCAGACCATGGACCTAAGAAGAGTGCGTCGTGAATACAAGGCTAAGAA GATATCTGAAGAGGATTATGTCAAGGCCATCAAGGCGGAAATTGAGAAAGTTGTCAAACTCCAGGAAGAGCttgacattgatgttttggttcACGGTGAACCAGAG AGGAATGACATGGTTGAGTACTTTGGTGAACAATTATCTGGTTTTGCCTTCTCTGCCAATGGGTGGGTTCAATCTTATGGGTCTCGATGTGTCAAGCCTCCTATCATATATGGTGATGTGAGCCGCCCCAAGGCCATGACTGTCTTCTGGTCTTCAATGGCTCAGAGCATGACCAAGCGACCCATGAAGGGTATGCTTACTGGTCCTGttacaattttgaactggtccTTCGTTAGAAATGACCAGCCCAG GCATGAGACCTGCTATCAAATTGCTTTGGCCATCAAGGATGAGGTTGAGGATCTTGAGAAAGCAAGTGTCACTGTTATCCAGATTGATGAGGCTGCCTTAAGAGAGGGTTTGCCCCTTAGGAAGTCTGAGCAGGCTTTCTACTTGGAATGGGCTGTTCATTCCTTCAGGATCACTAATTGTGGTGTAAAAGACACTACCCAG ATCCACACCCACATGTGCTACTCAAACTTCAACGATATCATCCACTCAATTATTGACATGGACGCAGACGTGATCACCATTGAGAACTCCAGGTCAGATGAGAAGCTTCTCTCTGTCTTCCGAGAGGGAGTGAAGTACGGTGCTGGCATTGGTCCTGGTGTGTATGACATCCACTCACCTAGGATCCCATCCACAGAGGAAATTGCTGACCGTATCAACAAGATGCTTCAAGTACTCGAAAGCAACATCCTGTGGGTGAACCCCGATTGTGGCCTGAAGACACGCAAGTATGCTGAAGTTAACCCGGCCCTCAGCAATATGGTTGCCGCTGCAAAGCTCCTCCGCACCCAGTTCGCGAGTGCCAAATGA
- the LOC120001960 gene encoding BTB/POZ and MATH domain-containing protein 4-like, with protein MSSSNTTNHMRPEASVLVSPSSSRSVTETVNGSHKFVIQGYSLAKGMGVGKHIASDDFTVGGYQWAIYFYPDGKNPEDNSAYVSVFIALASEGTDVRALFELTLLDQSGKGKHKVHSHFDRSLESGPYTLKYRGSMWGYKRFFRRSMLETSDFLKDDCLKINCTVGVVVSAIDCSRLRTIQVPESDIGAHFGMLLENNEGSDVTFDVDGEKFHAHKLVLAARSPVFRSEFLEKSEENKEDIVITDLEPKVFKAMLYFIYRDNLKEDVDATTSTSTSISSLSDSLTAKLLAAADRYDLERLRLVCESHLCKDISVNSVAKILALANQYHAKELKAVCLRFAAENLAAVMRSDGFEYLKENCPSLQSELLKTVAGCEEDCSSGGGKSRSVWAQLSDGGDSHERRVRQRT; from the exons ATGAGCAGCAGCAACACAACCAATCACATGAGGCCGGAGGCTAGCGTGCTGGTGTCGCCGTCCAGCTCACGATCGGTAACGGAGACAGTGAACGGTTCGCACAAGTTCGTGATCCAGGGGTACAGTCTTGCTAAGGGGATGGGAGTTGGGAAGCACATTGCGAGCGATGATTTCACGGTGGGCGGGTACCAGTGGGCGATCTACTTCTATCCGGACGGCAAGAATCCCGAGGACAACTCCGCCTATGTATCAGTTTTCATTGCTCTCGCCAGTGAGGGCACCGACGTCCGGGCGCTGTTTGAGTTGACGCTCCTCGACCAAAGCGGCAAAGGAAAGCACAAGGTTCACAGCCACTTTGATCGGTCGCTCGAAAGCGGCCCTTACACCCTAAAGTATCGTGGCAGCATGTG GGGGTACAAGCGTTTTTTCCGTCGCTCTATGCTTGAAACCTCAGACTTTTTGAAAGATGATTGCTTGAAGATCAATTGTACTGTTGGAGTTGTGGTTTCAGCGATAGACTGTTCTAGATTACGTACAATTCAGGTTCCGGAATCTGATATAGGTGCGCATTTTGGAATGCTACTTGAAAATAACGAAGGCTCAGATGTTACTTTTGATGTGGATGGAGAAAAATTTCATGCTCATAAGCTGGTGTTGGCTGCTCGATCTCCTGTATTTCGGTCTGAATTTTTGGAGAAATCAGAGGAAAATAAGGAGGATATTGTCATTACTGACCTGGAACCAAAGGTTTTTAAG GCCATGCTATACTTCATATACCGAGACAATCTAAAAGAAGATGTGGATGCCACTACATCCACCTCAACTTCTATATCTTCACTATCAGACTCTTTGACAGCAAAGTTGCTAGCGGCAGCAGATAGGTATGACTTGGAGAGGCTCAGATTGGTGTGTGAATCTCATCTCTGCAAGGATATATCCGTCAACTCTGTTGCCAAAATTTTGGCCTTGGCAAACCAGTATCATGCTAAGGAACTAAAAGCTGTTTGCTTAAGATTTGCCGCTGAAAATCTTGCGG cGGTTATGCGGTCAGACGGATTTGAATACCTTAAAGAGAATTGCCCATCACTGCAGTCTGAGCTCCTGAAGACCGTGGCTGGCTGTGAGGAGGATTGCAGCAGCGGCGGCGGGAAATCAAGGAGTGTCTGGGCACAACTTTCTGATGGTGGTGATAGCCATGAGAGGAGGGTTAGGCAAAGAACCTGA